Proteins encoded within one genomic window of Formosa agariphila KMM 3901:
- a CDS encoding class I SAM-dependent methyltransferase: MTKHSSHTNKAKTPWPTKAAMEQVYEMKLWGENQSEFYSGDGSHLDDLVHPYIDVITSFLTQLPSPPIVCDLGCGDFNIGKQLVKYTQKYIAIDIVPNLIAYNKENFNTDNLEFHCLDLAADPLPKGDCAILRQVLQHLSNSEIQNILNKLTAYKYVIITEHIPNSDFIPNADIISGQGIRLKKHSGVNVLATPFNLKAKDIHQLLSLPLNNGKEVIVTTSYTLY; encoded by the coding sequence ATGACTAAACACTCTTCTCATACAAACAAAGCGAAAACACCGTGGCCTACAAAAGCAGCCATGGAACAAGTTTACGAAATGAAACTTTGGGGAGAAAATCAATCTGAATTTTATTCGGGCGATGGATCTCACTTAGACGATTTAGTTCACCCTTATATTGACGTCATTACTTCATTTTTAACTCAATTACCGTCGCCTCCAATAGTCTGCGATTTGGGCTGTGGAGATTTTAATATTGGAAAGCAATTAGTAAAATATACTCAGAAATATATAGCAATAGATATTGTACCAAATCTTATTGCCTACAATAAAGAAAACTTTAATACTGATAATTTAGAATTTCACTGTTTAGATTTAGCTGCAGATCCATTACCAAAGGGAGATTGTGCTATACTCAGACAAGTGCTTCAACATTTGTCTAATTCCGAGATTCAAAATATCTTAAATAAGTTAACGGCGTATAAATATGTTATTATAACAGAACATATTCCGAATAGTGACTTTATCCCAAATGCTGATATTATTTCAGGACAAGGTATTCGTTTAAAGAAACACAGTGGTGTTAACGTATTAGCTACACCATTCAATTTAAAAGCAAAAGATATACATCAATTATTAAGCTTGCCTTTAAATAACGGTAAAGAAGTTATAGTTACCACCTCTTACACCCTTTATTAG
- a CDS encoding TonB-dependent receptor: protein MNVTNNHKRFLLNIFYFLIPLFSIAQNGTLQGVILDELNQPIPNVNITTNGKGTQSNENGFYSLKITDNKDVTVVYSHLSFKSITASFNLKDGEFFEFNPVMNPNVEQIETVVLSGSTRKDVQGIVTLNPTVIRKIPGANPGIENLLKTLPGVSSNNELSTQYSVRGGNYDENLVYVNGIEVYRPFLIRSGQQEGLSFVNSDMTQNVDFSAGGFQAKYGDKLSSVLDITYRKPVDFAISTDLSLLGGSLTVEGKSKNSKLTGLVGMRYRDNSLLVDAKETETNYDPKFADIQTYFTYQFTDKFSLNFLGNASINKYNYEPETRQTNFGTLDNPLALLVYYDGQEKDAYQTLFGALQATYTVNDALNLHLIASSYHTTEEEYFDILAQYRLGEVNSNIGDEDLGEVEYSEGIGGQLNHGRNDLDALISTVEHKGSYSNNGNDFDWSVKFTNEDIKDRLVEWEVIDSAGFSINPPKYRNPNNQPYAPYEGPLVAFQNVRATNSTSINRFQAYLQWSRRFELGEHEVWANAGVRSHTWSVSGEDINKTTQTVVSPRAQFAIKPNWKHDMLFRASGGLYYQPPFYRELRDSTGTVNPEVKAQKSIHFVVGNDYSFLIWERPFKLTTEAYYKKMTDVNPYTIENVRIRYRANNNAEAYAYGLDLRINGEFVPGTESWFSFGYLKTEENIDHRGYIARPTDQRLKFGALFQDYVPKLPAMKMYLNLVYNTGLPGGSPSYADPYDYQSRLPDYKRADLGLQYVIVDENKAFDNGWKKPFKYLSVGFEIFNVFDVQNSITNTWVRDVYSKRQYAIPNYLTPRVFNVRTTMKF, encoded by the coding sequence ATGAACGTAACTAACAACCACAAACGTTTTCTTTTAAACATATTCTATTTTTTAATTCCCTTATTTTCCATTGCTCAAAATGGAACCTTGCAGGGTGTTATTTTAGATGAATTAAATCAGCCTATCCCGAACGTGAACATCACGACCAACGGCAAAGGCACTCAATCTAACGAAAACGGATTCTATTCATTAAAAATAACCGACAACAAAGATGTTACAGTTGTGTATTCGCATCTTTCATTTAAATCGATTACGGCTAGTTTTAACCTTAAAGATGGTGAATTTTTCGAGTTCAATCCAGTCATGAATCCTAATGTTGAACAAATTGAAACCGTGGTTTTATCTGGAAGTACACGTAAAGATGTTCAAGGTATTGTAACTTTAAATCCGACGGTTATCCGTAAAATTCCGGGCGCCAATCCAGGAATAGAAAACCTATTAAAAACACTTCCTGGTGTGAGCAGCAACAACGAATTAAGTACCCAATATTCTGTTCGTGGAGGTAATTACGACGAGAATTTAGTGTATGTAAATGGCATAGAAGTGTATCGTCCTTTTCTAATTCGTTCGGGGCAACAAGAAGGGTTGAGTTTTGTTAATTCTGATATGACGCAGAATGTAGATTTTTCTGCGGGTGGATTTCAGGCGAAATACGGCGATAAATTATCATCTGTATTAGATATAACTTATAGAAAACCTGTAGATTTTGCTATTAGTACAGATTTAAGCTTACTTGGCGGGAGTTTAACTGTAGAAGGTAAAAGCAAAAATTCTAAACTTACTGGACTAGTTGGTATGCGTTATCGTGATAACAGCTTATTGGTAGATGCAAAGGAGACAGAAACAAACTACGATCCTAAATTCGCAGATATACAGACGTATTTCACGTATCAATTTACAGATAAATTCAGTTTGAATTTCTTAGGAAATGCTTCCATCAACAAATACAATTATGAACCTGAAACACGACAGACTAATTTCGGAACTTTAGATAATCCGCTGGCTTTATTGGTGTATTACGACGGACAAGAAAAAGACGCCTACCAAACGCTTTTTGGTGCTTTACAGGCAACTTACACTGTTAACGATGCTTTAAACTTACACTTAATTGCATCTTCATACCATACAACAGAAGAAGAATATTTCGACATACTCGCGCAATACCGTTTGGGTGAAGTAAATAGTAATATTGGTGATGAAGATTTAGGAGAAGTAGAATATAGCGAAGGTATTGGAGGACAATTAAATCACGGTCGTAACGATTTAGACGCTCTAATTTCTACTGTAGAACATAAAGGTAGCTACAGCAATAACGGAAATGATTTTGATTGGTCTGTAAAATTTACAAACGAAGATATTAAAGACCGTTTAGTAGAATGGGAAGTTATAGATTCTGCAGGTTTTTCTATAAATCCACCTAAATATAGAAATCCGAATAACCAACCTTACGCACCTTATGAAGGTCCATTAGTGGCATTTCAAAATGTAAGAGCAACAAATAGTACAAGTATAAACAGATTTCAAGCATACCTGCAATGGAGTCGTCGTTTTGAATTGGGAGAGCATGAAGTTTGGGCCAATGCAGGAGTTCGCTCCCACACTTGGAGTGTATCTGGAGAAGATATAAATAAAACAACCCAAACGGTAGTTAGTCCGCGTGCTCAATTTGCCATAAAGCCAAACTGGAAACACGATATGCTTTTTAGAGCGTCTGGAGGATTATATTATCAACCGCCATTTTATAGAGAGTTAAGAGATTCTACAGGTACCGTAAATCCAGAAGTAAAAGCACAAAAATCTATTCATTTTGTAGTTGGAAACGATTATAGCTTTTTAATTTGGGAACGCCCTTTTAAATTAACCACAGAAGCGTATTATAAAAAAATGACGGATGTTAATCCGTATACCATAGAGAATGTTCGTATTCGATACCGCGCAAATAATAACGCCGAAGCTTATGCTTATGGTTTAGACTTACGTATAAATGGGGAGTTTGTTCCTGGAACAGAATCTTGGTTTAGTTTTGGATATTTAAAAACTGAAGAAAATATAGATCATCGCGGATACATAGCAAGACCTACAGACCAACGTTTAAAATTTGGAGCATTATTTCAAGATTATGTACCTAAACTTCCGGCTATGAAAATGTATTTAAACTTAGTATACAATACAGGCTTACCTGGTGGATCTCCTAGTTACGCCGATCCTTACGATTACCAAAGCAGACTACCAGATTATAAACGTGCCGATTTAGGATTGCAATATGTAATTGTAGACGAGAATAAAGCGTTTGATAATGGTTGGAAAAAACCATTCAAATATCTGTCTGTAGGATTTGAAATTTTTAATGTATTCGATGTACAAAATTCTATCACCAACACTTGGGTTCGTGATGTATATAGCAAACGCCAATATGCAATCCCAAATTACCTTACACCAAGAGTATTCAATGTAAGAACTACTATGAAATTTTAG
- a CDS encoding SLC13 family permease, whose product MTIEIVIIFVILGLSLIFFALELFSIDKISIFVLASLLLAGFLSPEEALTGFSNTATITILMLMIIAIAMEQNGVINMLSKSMTKLKGMPLLLLIPVIMFIVAGISAFISTTAVVIVFVKLTNELHQRYGISQSKLLLPISFAGILGGSCTLMGTSTNLIVNAIAEQSGVPKLSFFEFTNYGLIFLGVGVVVVTALSFVLPYDSKKTKDFQKELQDFITKLCINKESSLIGKTIGETFLFTNQNVQLLKMTRDGITTNAPGKYITLKEGDILLVNASMDNLLKAKETEGITLFNEVVAEEHEDEDNSEEVKQEVNKDTHIVELLILPNSNLLGLRLGDIKPAMIMEANPLAIKKRINMRNTKERLIRKREDKIRLKVSDRLLIQIDEDDIDKLEGIEHVVVMQQLSSSTFPNARKKYISLTILLITIGLAASGLFPIVKSTIIGVFLLLVFNCLKLNTVYKDINWEVIFLLACLIPIGIAMKNTGAETWLSENLIGMLQGQSPMLVIASLFGITMLFSGVISNNATAIIMTPIALSVAAGLNLDPKFFILSVLFAANFSFFTPMGYQTNTIIYGLGIYSFRHFAIIGGVLSVILWVLATFLFSENI is encoded by the coding sequence ATGACCATCGAAATTGTTATCATATTTGTTATTTTGGGATTAAGCCTTATTTTTTTTGCGCTCGAGCTGTTCTCTATAGACAAAATTTCCATTTTTGTATTGGCCTCTCTATTGCTAGCTGGTTTTCTTTCGCCAGAAGAAGCACTTACTGGATTTAGTAACACAGCCACAATTACCATTCTTATGCTCATGATTATTGCTATAGCTATGGAGCAAAACGGTGTAATTAATATGCTATCTAAATCCATGACCAAGTTAAAAGGTATGCCTCTATTACTACTTATCCCTGTTATTATGTTTATTGTAGCGGGTATATCTGCGTTTATTAGTACTACCGCAGTGGTTATTGTATTTGTAAAGCTTACCAACGAATTACATCAACGTTATGGGATTTCTCAATCTAAATTACTACTGCCTATTTCTTTTGCAGGAATATTGGGTGGTAGTTGTACCTTAATGGGAACGTCTACCAACTTAATTGTAAATGCCATTGCCGAGCAAAGCGGTGTGCCAAAATTGTCGTTTTTCGAGTTTACTAATTACGGACTTATTTTTCTAGGAGTAGGCGTGGTGGTGGTAACAGCCTTGTCGTTTGTTTTACCTTACGATTCTAAAAAGACGAAAGATTTTCAAAAAGAACTTCAAGATTTTATAACAAAGCTATGTATTAATAAGGAGTCTTCGTTAATTGGTAAGACTATAGGCGAAACATTCTTATTTACCAATCAAAATGTGCAATTGCTAAAAATGACACGGGATGGCATCACTACAAACGCGCCAGGAAAATACATTACATTAAAAGAGGGTGATATTTTGCTGGTAAACGCGAGTATGGATAATTTGTTAAAAGCCAAGGAAACAGAAGGTATTACTCTATTTAATGAAGTTGTAGCGGAAGAACATGAAGATGAAGACAATTCAGAAGAGGTAAAACAGGAAGTAAATAAAGACACTCACATTGTAGAGCTCTTAATACTCCCAAATTCCAATTTATTGGGGTTGAGACTAGGAGATATTAAACCGGCCATGATTATGGAAGCCAATCCGCTAGCTATTAAAAAACGGATTAATATGCGAAATACCAAGGAACGTCTTATAAGAAAACGTGAGGATAAAATCAGGCTAAAAGTAAGCGATCGCTTATTAATTCAAATCGACGAAGATGATATAGATAAGTTAGAAGGTATAGAACATGTGGTGGTTATGCAACAATTGTCGAGTAGCACATTTCCAAATGCCCGTAAAAAGTATATATCGCTAACGATTTTATTAATTACAATCGGGTTGGCAGCGAGTGGATTATTTCCTATTGTTAAAAGTACGATTATTGGCGTATTTCTCTTACTTGTATTCAATTGCCTAAAATTAAATACGGTTTATAAAGATATTAATTGGGAAGTTATTTTTTTATTAGCGTGTTTAATTCCTATTGGTATTGCCATGAAAAATACAGGAGCAGAAACTTGGCTTTCAGAAAATTTAATTGGTATGCTCCAAGGTCAAAGTCCGATGCTTGTCATTGCTTCGTTGTTCGGAATTACCATGCTTTTTAGTGGTGTTATTTCTAATAACGCAACAGCAATTATAATGACGCCTATTGCACTTTCTGTTGCTGCAGGTTTAAATTTAGATCCTAAATTTTTTATTTTATCAGTCTTATTTGCTGCAAACTTTAGCTTTTTCACCCCAATGGGCTATCAAACCAATACAATTATCTACGGACTCGGGATTTATTCTTTCCGCCATTTTGCAATTATAGGCGGTGTATTATCTGTTATATTGTGGGTGTTGGCAACCTTTTTGTTTTCAGAAAATATATAA
- a CDS encoding methylglyoxal synthase, with product MEIAIIAHDGKKAEMVQFLNEHRDVLDQKQIALISTGTTGTKVEKAGFQVTPYLSGPLGGDAQIAARVAEGLCHMVLFFRDPLEKHPHEPDIFMLMRICDVHDVPLATNPATAELLIKAI from the coding sequence ATGGAAATAGCAATTATAGCACACGACGGTAAAAAAGCTGAAATGGTTCAGTTTTTAAACGAACACCGCGATGTATTAGATCAGAAACAAATCGCGTTAATTTCTACAGGAACCACAGGTACAAAAGTAGAAAAAGCAGGGTTTCAAGTTACACCTTATTTATCAGGACCTCTAGGTGGAGATGCTCAAATCGCTGCTCGCGTAGCAGAAGGGTTATGCCATATGGTTTTGTTTTTTAGGGATCCTTTAGAAAAACATCCTCATGAACCGGATATATTTATGCTAATGCGGATTTGCGACGTGCACGATGTGCCACTAGCAACAAATCCAGCTACAGCGGAGTTGCTTATAAAAGCCATATAA
- a CDS encoding M23 family metallopeptidase encodes MRIPVFLFFFIPLTLFSQNPYPQDYFGNPLDIPIVLAGTFAELRFNHFHSGMDIKTQHREGLNVLASADGFVSRIKISPFGYGKALYITHPNGYTTVYAHLSKLAPKIEAYLKEQQYEKESYTIELFPPIKALVVKKGELVAYSGNTGSSAGPHLHFEIRDKNEHPINPMLFGINTKDTTRPLINALYAFPIDEDAQINKSNKKQQIRLIKQPDGNFTTESIEAVGKIGFGIETIDRQDLANNKNGVYNIQTLFNGNPNFEIDFRTFSFDETNDINRLIDYDIYKNEKDKIQKLFIDTNNGLSLYKNTLDNGYLTISDSTSAVYKIKVSDFRGNETSVTVSIDGKFNTDVLKTSPEVTPYYIYENQAATLSEENVTVNFYKNTFYEDFYIDFKVSNDTLQLLPIGHAARKNFNITFDISKYNEADKDKLFIAELVGYKKWPSYSSTKRTENTLSTFTKSLGYYTIASDTTAPKITAVNFKDEQWISNAKTLKVKITDDLSGISDYRATINGKWILMEYEYKTNTLTYNFDDQISTEPHNDFKIIVTDNVGNSSTFEARFHRK; translated from the coding sequence ATGCGCATTCCTGTATTTTTATTCTTTTTTATTCCGTTAACACTTTTTTCTCAAAACCCTTATCCTCAAGATTATTTTGGGAATCCGTTAGATATTCCTATAGTTTTAGCTGGAACTTTTGCAGAGTTACGATTTAATCATTTTCACTCTGGAATGGATATAAAAACACAACATCGTGAAGGCTTAAACGTTTTAGCCTCTGCAGATGGTTTTGTAAGTCGTATAAAAATATCACCTTTTGGTTACGGTAAAGCGCTTTACATTACTCATCCTAACGGTTATACAACTGTATACGCTCACTTATCTAAATTAGCTCCTAAAATTGAAGCCTATTTAAAAGAACAGCAATACGAGAAGGAATCTTACACCATAGAATTGTTCCCTCCTATTAAAGCTTTAGTGGTTAAAAAAGGAGAACTTGTAGCGTATAGCGGTAATACAGGGAGTTCTGCTGGACCTCATTTACATTTTGAAATCCGAGACAAAAATGAACATCCTATAAATCCAATGTTATTCGGGATTAATACTAAAGACACCACGCGCCCACTAATTAATGCCCTTTATGCCTTCCCGATAGATGAAGATGCTCAGATTAATAAGTCGAATAAAAAACAGCAAATACGTCTTATAAAGCAACCCGATGGTAATTTTACAACAGAATCTATTGAAGCTGTTGGTAAGATAGGATTTGGAATTGAAACCATAGACCGTCAAGATTTGGCAAACAACAAAAATGGTGTATACAACATACAAACATTGTTTAATGGTAATCCTAATTTTGAAATTGATTTTAGAACATTTTCTTTCGATGAAACCAATGATATTAATCGTTTAATTGATTACGATATTTATAAAAATGAAAAAGACAAAATTCAGAAGTTATTTATCGATACCAATAACGGGTTAAGCTTGTATAAAAACACTTTAGATAATGGCTATTTAACGATTTCTGATAGTACGTCTGCTGTTTACAAAATTAAAGTAAGCGACTTTAGAGGAAACGAAACTTCGGTTACGGTTTCTATAGATGGAAAATTTAATACCGATGTTTTAAAAACCAGCCCAGAAGTTACACCTTATTATATATACGAAAATCAAGCCGCTACATTATCCGAAGAAAATGTAACTGTAAACTTCTATAAAAATACATTTTATGAAGATTTCTATATCGATTTTAAAGTTTCTAACGATACGTTACAGTTGCTTCCTATTGGACATGCAGCTCGTAAAAACTTCAATATAACTTTCGATATTTCTAAATATAACGAAGCTGACAAAGACAAACTTTTTATTGCAGAATTGGTTGGCTATAAAAAATGGCCAAGCTATTCGTCTACTAAAAGAACAGAAAACACTTTAAGTACGTTTACAAAAAGCTTGGGGTATTATACAATAGCCTCAGATACGACTGCACCTAAAATTACAGCTGTTAATTTTAAAGATGAACAATGGATTAGTAATGCCAAAACCTTGAAGGTTAAAATTACAGACGACTTGTCTGGTATATCAGACTATAGAGCAACAATAAACGGAAAATGGATTTTAATGGAATACGAGTATAAAACGAATACATTAACTTACAATTTTGACGACCAAATTAGTACAGAACCACACAACGATTTTAAAATAATTGTAACCGATAATGTAGGAAATAGTTCTACTTTTGAAGCGCGCTTTCACAGAAAATAA
- a CDS encoding cell division protein ZapA, producing the protein MSEMLKIKLSIANRVYPLTIAPEQEEGLRKAAKEIEAMITQFEQSYSVRDKQDVLAMCALQFASQVEQKQIDKESVSEHVEEKLNALNRLLQEQLNS; encoded by the coding sequence ATGTCAGAGATGCTGAAAATTAAACTTTCTATTGCAAACAGAGTATATCCGTTAACTATTGCTCCAGAGCAAGAAGAAGGATTACGAAAAGCAGCAAAAGAAATAGAAGCGATGATTACACAGTTTGAGCAAAGTTATTCTGTGCGAGATAAACAAGATGTTTTAGCCATGTGTGCTTTACAATTTGCATCTCAAGTAGAACAAAAACAAATAGATAAGGAATCGGTTAGTGAACATGTCGAGGAGAAGTTAAATGCTTTAAATCGCTTATTACAAGAACAATTGAATTCTTAA
- a CDS encoding phosphoglycolate phosphatase, whose amino-acid sequence MNFTDKDLIIFDFDGTLINSIPDLTIAVNKMLAHYNLSPLTVAQVTPFIGNGAKPLVKRALVSAMGEDKITNALLDEAFKIYFSAYKDVTCEKTFMYPGVLDTLNLLKQKGYTLAICTNKPFGFIEPILDTLKIKQFFTLWIGEDSLDQKKPEAAPLLHLVKTLDTTIEKSIMVGDSKNDILAAQNANMQSIGVSYGYNYNENISDYNPTQVVDDFSELQDLF is encoded by the coding sequence GTGAATTTTACAGATAAAGATTTAATTATATTCGACTTTGATGGTACGCTAATCAATAGTATTCCAGATCTTACCATAGCCGTAAATAAAATGTTAGCGCATTATAATCTATCGCCTTTAACCGTTGCTCAAGTCACGCCATTTATTGGAAACGGTGCAAAACCACTAGTTAAAAGAGCTTTAGTATCTGCTATGGGTGAAGACAAGATTACCAACGCTTTATTAGATGAAGCATTCAAGATTTACTTCTCTGCTTACAAAGACGTTACTTGCGAAAAAACCTTCATGTATCCTGGGGTATTAGACACCTTAAACCTATTAAAACAGAAAGGGTATACACTTGCCATTTGCACGAATAAACCATTCGGATTTATAGAACCTATTTTAGATACATTAAAGATTAAACAGTTCTTTACCCTTTGGATTGGAGAAGATTCTTTAGATCAGAAAAAACCCGAAGCTGCTCCCCTACTGCATTTGGTGAAGACATTAGATACAACCATAGAAAAATCTATAATGGTAGGAGATTCTAAAAATGATATTCTAGCTGCACAAAACGCGAACATGCAAAGTATTGGTGTAAGCTACGGATATAATTATAACGAAAACATTTCAGATTACAATCCAACACAAGTTGTTGATGATTTTTCAGAACTTCAAGACCTCTTTTAA
- a CDS encoding FAD-dependent oxidoreductase, producing MSEIYSVGIIGGGVSGVVSALQLAEHNIDSILFEQENSVVNGPPFCHLHAGGNLYPDISYEQCKLLMKQSIEMARLFPQSIDERPTFISIPKTEKYEVDKIEQRLNLLVDYYQTLIDEDPENAILGDPKDYYKTYNNDDLQFLATQPTVKHPKTADEWMTNAIKLIDYTKLKTPIILVQEYGWNLFRLGAQAQLALNKTEYCNLKTNTDVLSITDVRDQNLGYNWKIQTKDNTYKVNYLVNSCGFKTGKFDESLHLTTERLIEFKAAYVSKWQPIPGLIPELIFHGERGTPHGMVQLTPYCDDYYQIHGMTNDITLFENGLVQSKDNKSQPEFNEGITKKLNHGWDNDDIKTRTENAIDSVVKFVPSFESASVGGPPLFGAQQIPGDDPNLRVGEVSFPCKSYARSEIVKASSALTVANQIINRMLEESVVSKIDTSLQQKTLLDAVSKNDIDELARELAVQRGYPEALSRLVIEKY from the coding sequence ATGTCAGAAATATATAGTGTTGGTATTATTGGTGGTGGAGTTTCTGGAGTGGTGTCTGCATTACAATTGGCGGAACACAATATCGATTCTATATTATTCGAACAAGAAAATAGTGTTGTAAACGGCCCTCCGTTTTGTCATTTACATGCTGGAGGAAACTTATATCCAGACATTTCTTACGAGCAGTGTAAACTCCTCATGAAGCAATCTATTGAAATGGCTAGGCTGTTCCCTCAATCGATAGACGAACGACCTACATTTATAAGTATTCCTAAAACTGAAAAATACGAAGTCGATAAAATTGAGCAACGTCTAAACTTATTAGTAGATTATTACCAAACGCTAATAGACGAAGATCCTGAAAATGCTATTCTTGGGGATCCTAAAGACTATTACAAAACATATAACAACGACGATTTACAATTTTTAGCAACGCAACCTACTGTGAAGCATCCAAAGACTGCGGACGAATGGATGACCAATGCGATAAAACTTATCGATTACACAAAATTAAAAACGCCAATTATTCTAGTTCAAGAATATGGATGGAACCTCTTTAGATTAGGTGCACAAGCCCAATTGGCTTTAAATAAAACGGAGTATTGTAATTTAAAAACGAATACCGATGTTTTAAGTATTACAGATGTTAGAGATCAAAATTTAGGATACAACTGGAAAATACAGACTAAAGACAACACCTATAAAGTGAATTATTTAGTGAATTCATGTGGTTTTAAAACAGGTAAGTTCGATGAATCGTTACATTTAACCACAGAACGTTTAATAGAGTTTAAAGCAGCTTATGTATCTAAATGGCAACCTATTCCTGGATTAATTCCAGAACTCATTTTTCATGGCGAACGTGGTACTCCGCATGGTATGGTACAGCTTACACCCTATTGCGACGATTACTACCAAATTCATGGTATGACTAACGACATTACATTATTTGAAAACGGATTAGTACAGTCTAAAGACAATAAGTCTCAACCAGAATTTAACGAAGGCATCACAAAAAAATTGAATCATGGTTGGGATAATGATGACATAAAAACCAGAACAGAAAATGCAATCGATTCTGTTGTAAAATTTGTGCCTTCGTTTGAGTCAGCTTCAGTCGGTGGACCGCCATTATTTGGTGCGCAACAAATTCCGGGAGATGACCCTAATTTAAGAGTTGGAGAAGTGAGTTTTCCTTGTAAATCGTATGCTAGAAGTGAAATTGTTAAAGCATCTTCTGCTCTTACGGTAGCAAATCAGATTATAAATAGAATGTTAGAAGAAAGTGTGGTCTCTAAAATTGATACGTCTTTACAACAAAAGACATTACTAGATGCTGTTTCTAAAAATGATATTGATGAATTGGCTCGTGAACTGGCTGTACAACGTGGCTATCCCGAAGCCTTATCTCGATTAGTGATTGAAAAATATTAG
- a CDS encoding BadF/BadG/BcrA/BcrD ATPase family protein → MILIVDSGSTKSDWIAVDKKGNQLLEKVRTNGLNPAILPEKKLRKIIKGSKVLKKHKKEVTHVFFYGAGCGTENPKKLLTTVLEDFFENAEVSVDEDTMAAVYSTINTPTEAAVVCILGTGSNCSYFDGTQIHQRVKSLGWSLMDDASGNYYGKQLIRDYYFNNMPETIRVAMADKYNLEADYIKYNIYKQPNPNAFLASFAEFMFLNKDSEYIQNLIKEGIRLFAKNMILQYKEELKTVPVHFAGSIAYFAKDEILAVGKELNFTVGNFARRPIEGLAKFHTQDIE, encoded by the coding sequence ATGATTTTAATAGTTGATAGTGGGTCTACAAAATCCGACTGGATTGCGGTAGATAAAAAAGGGAACCAACTTCTCGAAAAAGTTAGAACAAACGGTTTAAATCCGGCAATACTTCCTGAAAAGAAATTAAGAAAAATTATTAAAGGCAGTAAAGTTTTAAAAAAGCATAAAAAAGAAGTTACTCACGTATTCTTTTATGGTGCAGGTTGTGGAACAGAAAACCCTAAAAAACTATTAACAACAGTATTAGAAGATTTTTTTGAGAATGCTGAAGTATCAGTAGACGAAGATACAATGGCTGCTGTGTATTCTACAATTAATACGCCAACAGAAGCTGCTGTAGTTTGTATTTTAGGTACAGGTTCTAACTGTAGTTATTTTGATGGGACACAAATTCACCAACGTGTAAAATCTTTGGGTTGGAGTCTTATGGACGATGCAAGTGGAAACTACTACGGAAAACAATTAATTAGAGATTACTACTTTAATAATATGCCAGAAACAATTCGAGTTGCCATGGCAGATAAGTATAATTTGGAAGCAGATTATATAAAATACAACATTTACAAACAACCTAACCCGAATGCCTTTTTGGCGTCTTTTGCCGAATTTATGTTTTTAAATAAAGACTCTGAATACATTCAGAACTTAATTAAAGAAGGTATTAGATTGTTTGCTAAAAACATGATTTTACAGTATAAAGAAGAATTAAAAACAGTGCCAGTACATTTTGCAGGTTCGATAGCATATTTTGCTAAAGATGAAATTTTAGCTGTTGGAAAAGAATTGAATTTTACTGTAGGTAATTTTGCAAGACGCCCAATAGAAGGTTTAGCGAAATTTCATACTCAGGATATAGAATAA